One Verrucomicrobiia bacterium DNA segment encodes these proteins:
- a CDS encoding exopolysaccharide biosynthesis polyprenyl glycosylphosphotransferase translates to MLGIYLRFLGDSTLVYTAQWTYYPSLLWGALVFASASYIFGLYAPQTHHQSLFTRGLVILLNLGLALLLMTAMFYLNYSSRVGRGVMAYSSLFAFLFILLHHVLILRQLSSFRERVALVVTDEEDEKETQWFDAFWQGRLELAGVVCAPGYSPRLGATSLGTTTELLDLMRHHRLDRLLCTNRALDNPQLCQEFCRLRYSGETVMPLIALCEEVYQLVPLELMTPAWLINASAAPHLLYIKKAKRGFDILVSLLGLLALGLPLLAAMLAVRLSSPGPVFYRQTRTGRFGKPFTLLKLRSMRVDAEADGPRWAAANDDRVTPVGRFLRRYRIDEIPQLINVLRGEMSFVGPRPERPEFIEELARHVPYYKERLMIQPGLTGWAQVRYPYGASIQDARRKLEYDLYYMKHMSLFLDCFILLDTVRIVLRGGLDDAQKAAVPHYRAPRLASLPLPQTTPTTPAPAPGAPPR, encoded by the coding sequence ATGCTCGGCATCTACCTCCGCTTCCTGGGCGACAGCACCCTGGTCTACACCGCCCAGTGGACCTACTACCCCAGCCTCCTCTGGGGCGCGCTCGTCTTCGCCTCCGCCTCCTACATCTTCGGCCTCTACGCCCCCCAAACCCACCACCAAAGCCTCTTCACCCGCGGCCTGGTCATCCTCCTCAACCTCGGCCTGGCCCTCCTCCTCATGACCGCCATGTTCTATTTGAACTACTCCTCCCGCGTCGGCCGCGGCGTCATGGCCTACAGCTCCCTCTTCGCCTTCCTCTTCATCCTCCTCCACCACGTGCTCATCCTCCGTCAACTCTCCTCCTTCCGCGAGCGCGTCGCCCTCGTCGTCACCGATGAAGAGGACGAAAAAGAAACCCAGTGGTTCGACGCCTTCTGGCAGGGACGCCTCGAACTGGCCGGCGTCGTCTGCGCCCCGGGCTACTCCCCCCGCCTCGGCGCCACCTCCCTCGGCACCACCACCGAACTGCTCGACCTCATGCGCCACCACCGCCTCGACCGCCTCCTCTGCACCAACCGCGCCCTCGACAACCCCCAGCTCTGCCAGGAATTCTGCCGCCTCCGCTACTCCGGCGAAACCGTCATGCCGCTCATCGCCCTCTGCGAAGAAGTCTATCAGCTCGTCCCCCTCGAACTGATGACCCCCGCCTGGCTCATCAACGCCAGCGCCGCACCCCACCTCCTCTACATCAAAAAAGCCAAACGCGGCTTTGACATCCTCGTCTCCCTCCTCGGCCTCCTCGCCCTCGGCCTCCCCCTCCTCGCCGCCATGCTCGCCGTCCGCCTCTCCTCCCCCGGCCCCGTCTTCTACCGCCAAACCCGCACCGGCCGCTTCGGCAAACCCTTCACCCTCCTCAAACTCCGCTCCATGCGCGTGGATGCCGAAGCCGACGGCCCCCGCTGGGCCGCCGCCAACGACGACCGCGTCACCCCCGTCGGACGCTTCCTCCGCCGCTACCGCATTGACGAAATCCCCCAGCTCATCAACGTCCTCCGCGGCGAAATGTCCTTTGTCGGCCCACGCCCCGAACGGCCCGAATTCATCGAAGAACTCGCCCGCCACGTCCCCTACTACAAAGAACGCCTCATGATCCAGCCCGGCCTCACCGGCTGGGCCCAGGTCCGCTACCCCTACGGCGCCTCCATCCAGGACGCCCGCCGCAAACTCGAATACGACCTCTACTACATGAAACACATGAGCCTCTTCCTCGACTGCTTCATCCTCCTCGACACCGTCCGCATCGTCCTCCGCGGCGGCCTCGACGACGCCCAAAAAGCCGCCGTCCCCCACTACCGCGCCCCACGCCTCGCCTCCCTCCCCCTCCCCCAAACCACCCCCACCACACCCGCTCCCGCCCCCGGCGCCCCGCCACGTTGA
- a CDS encoding class I SAM-dependent methyltransferase: protein MCDPTRTPEALRRHFEVERELAQRLRRSSRAERAALYQTLYAELFARVPDHPRLTRRADPERTRRAVEARLALLRPFLHPALTFLEIAPGDCALALALCPHVREVIAADISDQSAPAAHRPPNFRLLVYDGFHLDLPPQSVDLAFSYQCLEHLHPDDLPDHLQLIHRLLRPGGAYVLATPHRYSGPHDISAHFSDTPQGFHLHEYTYTELRAALLRHGFTRIRPYRAGRLRHHPLWDTLERGLEALFALFPRPWQRRLSRRLFQSVTVAAWK, encoded by the coding sequence ATGTGCGACCCCACCCGCACCCCCGAAGCCCTGCGCCGCCACTTCGAAGTCGAACGCGAGCTCGCCCAACGCCTCCGCCGCTCCTCCCGCGCCGAACGCGCCGCCCTCTACCAAACCCTCTACGCCGAACTCTTCGCCCGCGTCCCCGACCACCCCCGCCTCACCCGCCGCGCCGACCCCGAACGCACCCGCCGCGCCGTCGAAGCCCGCCTCGCCCTCCTCCGCCCCTTCCTCCACCCCGCCCTCACCTTCCTCGAAATCGCCCCCGGCGACTGCGCCCTCGCCCTCGCCCTCTGCCCCCACGTCCGCGAAGTCATCGCCGCCGACATCTCCGACCAATCCGCCCCCGCCGCCCATCGCCCCCCCAATTTCCGCCTCCTCGTCTATGACGGCTTCCACCTCGACCTCCCCCCCCAATCCGTGGACCTCGCCTTCAGCTACCAATGCCTCGAACACCTCCACCCCGACGACCTCCCCGACCACCTCCAGCTCATCCACCGCCTCCTCCGCCCCGGCGGCGCCTACGTCCTCGCCACCCCCCACCGCTACAGCGGACCCCATGACATCTCCGCCCACTTCAGCGACACCCCCCAGGGCTTCCACCTCCACGAATACACCTACACCGAACTCCGCGCCGCCCTCCTCCGCCACGGCTTCACCCGCATCCGCCCCTACCGCGCCGGCCGCCTCCGCCACCACCCCCTCTGGGACACCCTCGAACGCGGCCTCGAAGCCCTCTTTGCCCTTTTCCCCCGCCCCTGGCAGCGCCGCCTGAGCCGCCGCCTCTTTCAAAGCGTCACCGTGGCCGCCTGGAAATGA